In Halalkalibaculum roseum, a single window of DNA contains:
- a CDS encoding GAF domain-containing sensor histidine kinase → MKAGLNKQTKADKTAINLQRREAELTVIKSVQEGIAVRKDIHDIYDQVGDCIRDLFDAQVAAISTFDLKNRIEHFQYLFEDGKRHYPESRPIDKIRDHLIQTKNKLLINSDADKVIEKITNKPHQAVPGTKLPKSLLYVPLIIGQEIMGYVTLQNLDREDAFPEDDVELLESLANSLSIALENARLFNDSEQRSAELSVINSVQVGLAAELDMQGIYELVGEEVRDLFDAQVAAICTFDHSNRIEHFHYLFEDGKRHYPESRPIDKIRQYLIEHKDLLLINTNADQRIEEITGKPHVAVPGTKLPKSLLYVPLMVGENITGYVTLQNLDREYAFRDSDVKLLSTLTNSMSIALENARLFNETEQRNAELAIITGVQEGLVREMEMQAIYSLVGDTICEVLDTQTLLIRTFDHEKGLEHWEYAVEKGKHLEMEPRPLIWANKQLIKSKEYLLINEDYTKTSIKYGGKGYSKGLPPKSAIFVPMMLGGEVIGSVSLQNVDKEHAYSKSDVRLLTTLTNSMSVALENARLFKKTSKLLEESHQRATELDTVNRVSRALVTQLELDSLIDLVGELMQETFEADIVYVALYDRSLNMLHFPYTYGESIPSRAFESGITEKIITKQEPILINTNLVETFDRLEAEKKGEWVSSFLGVPIISGSEAIGVISIQSTEEENRFDENDQRLLNTIAANVGIAMQNAEAYEKLRDAMVELKSTQEQLVQQEKLASLGQLTAGIAHEIKNPLNFVNNFSDVSIELIQEAMEEVETITKGVSNLSDLNEPLQNLVELLSDVKSNLAKIYEHGSRTDGIVKSMLQHSRGGSGKMEPTDLNALVKEFTNLAYHGMRAGTNPINVDIDVSLDERVGETELIREDFSRVLLNLMNNAFDAMRSKLQEGSEKNYLPKLSVETERDDSRILVHIGDNGPGIPKELQEKVLQPFFTTKKGTEGTGLGLSITHDIIEAHGGALNFTSDTGGTRFSITLNGNR, encoded by the coding sequence ATGAAAGCCGGCCTGAACAAACAAACAAAAGCGGATAAAACCGCCATCAACCTCCAGAGACGAGAGGCTGAACTGACGGTCATAAAGAGTGTGCAGGAAGGAATTGCTGTTCGAAAGGATATTCATGACATCTATGATCAGGTGGGAGATTGCATTAGGGACTTATTTGATGCCCAGGTTGCAGCTATCTCTACCTTCGATTTAAAAAATAGAATTGAGCATTTTCAATATTTATTTGAGGACGGCAAACGCCACTACCCGGAATCACGACCAATTGATAAAATTCGGGATCATTTAATACAGACCAAAAATAAGCTGCTGATAAATTCTGATGCCGATAAGGTTATTGAAAAAATCACCAATAAGCCCCACCAGGCAGTACCCGGCACCAAGCTGCCAAAATCGCTTTTATATGTCCCACTTATAATAGGTCAGGAAATTATGGGTTACGTGACCCTTCAAAATCTGGATCGTGAAGATGCCTTCCCTGAAGATGACGTTGAGCTGCTGGAATCTCTCGCTAACAGCTTGAGTATTGCCCTGGAAAATGCCCGTTTGTTCAATGACTCGGAACAACGCAGTGCCGAACTTTCGGTAATCAACAGTGTACAAGTCGGACTTGCGGCGGAATTGGACATGCAGGGCATTTATGAACTGGTAGGCGAAGAGGTTCGTGATCTCTTCGATGCCCAAGTTGCAGCTATCTGCACCTTTGACCACTCAAACCGCATAGAACATTTCCATTACTTGTTCGAGGATGGCAAACGCCACTATCCGGAATCACGCCCGATTGATAAAATTCGGCAGTATTTAATCGAGCATAAAGATTTGTTGTTAATCAATACGAATGCTGATCAGCGCATCGAAGAAATTACCGGCAAGCCGCACGTGGCCGTTCCGGGCACTAAGCTACCCAAGTCGCTGCTATATGTCCCCTTAATGGTTGGGGAAAATATTACCGGCTATGTAACCTTGCAAAACCTGGATCGGGAGTATGCCTTCCGTGATTCTGATGTAAAGTTGCTCAGCACCCTCACCAATAGTATGAGCATAGCCCTGGAAAATGCTCGCCTGTTTAACGAAACCGAACAGCGAAATGCCGAATTGGCCATTATTACCGGAGTGCAGGAAGGCCTTGTTCGGGAGATGGAGATGCAGGCCATTTACAGTCTGGTTGGCGATACCATCTGTGAAGTATTGGATACCCAGACGCTCTTAATTCGAACCTTTGATCACGAAAAAGGTCTGGAACACTGGGAATATGCTGTTGAAAAAGGTAAACATCTGGAGATGGAACCGCGGCCCCTGATATGGGCCAACAAGCAGCTGATCAAATCCAAAGAGTACCTGTTGATTAACGAAGATTATACCAAAACTTCCATAAAGTACGGAGGCAAAGGGTACAGCAAGGGTCTGCCTCCAAAATCAGCTATATTTGTCCCTATGATGCTGGGGGGTGAAGTAATCGGTTCCGTCAGCCTTCAAAATGTGGACAAGGAACACGCCTACAGCAAATCGGATGTTCGCCTGCTTACCACCCTCACCAATAGTATGAGCGTGGCCCTTGAAAACGCTCGCCTTTTTAAGAAGACCAGCAAGCTGCTGGAGGAGTCCCACCAGCGGGCTACCGAGCTTGATACGGTCAATCGGGTAAGTCGTGCACTGGTAACGCAACTGGAACTGGACAGTCTGATTGACCTGGTAGGGGAACTCATGCAGGAGACCTTTGAAGCCGACATAGTATATGTTGCATTATATGACCGTTCTTTGAATATGTTGCATTTCCCTTACACCTATGGTGAGAGTATTCCTTCAAGAGCCTTTGAAAGCGGCATCACCGAAAAAATCATAACCAAACAGGAACCCATTCTGATCAATACAAACCTGGTTGAAACCTTTGACCGGCTCGAGGCCGAGAAAAAAGGGGAATGGGTCTCCTCCTTCCTAGGAGTCCCCATCATATCCGGAAGTGAAGCAATCGGTGTGATAAGTATACAGAGCACTGAAGAGGAGAACCGATTTGATGAAAATGACCAGCGCTTGCTGAATACCATCGCGGCTAATGTAGGGATTGCCATGCAGAACGCCGAAGCCTATGAAAAACTTCGTGATGCGATGGTGGAACTGAAGTCAACCCAAGAGCAGCTGGTGCAGCAGGAAAAACTAGCCTCGCTGGGACAGTTGACAGCCGGTATCGCTCATGAGATAAAGAATCCCCTTAATTTCGTGAATAATTTTTCCGACGTGTCTATTGAGCTCATCCAGGAAGCTATGGAAGAGGTTGAGACCATAACCAAAGGGGTATCTAACCTATCGGATCTCAATGAACCGCTACAGAACCTGGTCGAGTTGCTTAGTGATGTTAAATCGAACCTTGCCAAGATTTATGAGCACGGTTCCAGGACCGACGGAATTGTTAAGAGCATGCTGCAGCATAGTCGCGGGGGATCAGGGAAAATGGAACCTACCGATCTCAATGCCCTTGTCAAGGAGTTTACCAATCTGGCCTATCATGGGATGCGTGCCGGTACAAATCCAATCAATGTAGATATTGATGTCAGTCTTGATGAAAGGGTCGGAGAAACAGAACTCATTCGTGAGGATTTCAGCCGAGTGCTCTTAAACCTGATGAATAATGCCTTTGATGCCATGCGAAGCAAACTGCAGGAAGGCAGCGAAAAGAATTACCTGCCAAAACTCAGTGTAGAAACCGAGCGTGACGACAGCCGTATTTTGGTTCATATAGGAGACAACGGACCGGGTATTCCGAAAGAACTGCAGGAAAAAGTACTCCAACCATTTTTTACTACCAAAAAAGGCACAGAAGGTACAGGACTGGGACTATCCATCACCCATGACATCATTGAAGCACACGGGGGAGCACTGAACTTTACGAGTGATACCGGCGGTACCCGGTTCTCCATAACACTAAATGGAAATCGATGA
- a CDS encoding GAF domain-containing protein — protein sequence MKSSEQNQNELGEAAQALIRHEAELKVINIVQEALLSGVETDEIYRLVGDYIRNIFDVQAVTISTFDYKHAEEQFQYIYENEQQISSPPRPIDNLRRKLIRSKELILINEDAEERFAEITGKPAEPVPGTKFPKSMLFAPLLLGERVNGYVSLQNIDREHAFSDHHVNMLKRMANSATIALESARLFESEKRRADEQKALLDTMTDLSSKLELRNLLDAVVERTVSLLGVTGGELAIYYENVEELEVVSSHKLGMSSVGTRLALGEGVMGKVAETRESIIIDDYPHWNGRSEKYEEATVSGVMAVPLIVGTQLVGILVSVHKKTDRKFSENDLRLLNMFAPLAATAIENARLFEAERKRADEQQALLDTMKDLSSKLELNKLLDSVVERTFSLLGVTGGELAIYDEESQELEVVSSRNLGFNSVGTRLKHGEGVMGKVAESREPVIIRDYQHWEGRSEKYQDTTVRGVMAVPLMTGDQLVGTLVSIHLDEDRTFQENDLRLLNMFAPLAATAIENARIFEAERKRADEQKALLDTMSDLSSKLELRLLLDSVVERASSLLEVTGGELAIYHEDRKELEVVSSHNLGMQSVGTCLSLGEGVMGKVAETREPIIVRDYQNWQGRSEKYQQTTVRAVMAVPLMVGDQLVGTLVSIHLDSDRTFGNDDLRLLNMFAPLAATAIENARLFDTTNRLLEEAEDRTRELKQTQQQLVMQEKLASLGQLTAGIAHEIKNPLNFVINFSDLTSELVEDIKQGLAELSLNDNGQFEMRKADLSELLSDISENMAKIQNHGSRADRIVKSMLQHSRGGSGELEATNLNLLVREFTNLAFHGMRASTNPINVSIELDLDEQIKKVKLVREDFSRVLLNLINNAFDAMKVKLSAEKKSATGSAYKPTLTVKTIGLEDKVQIIVEDNGPGIPKEIHESILQPFFTTKKGTEGTGLGLSITHDIVEAHGGSLEFDSSDSGTTFTVNLNKIP from the coding sequence ATGAAGTCATCTGAGCAAAATCAAAATGAGTTGGGCGAAGCTGCCCAGGCGCTCATCCGGCATGAAGCCGAGTTGAAGGTGATAAATATCGTTCAGGAGGCTTTGCTAAGTGGTGTTGAAACTGATGAAATCTACCGATTGGTTGGGGACTACATCCGGAATATTTTTGATGTTCAGGCGGTTACCATATCTACATTTGACTATAAACATGCGGAAGAACAGTTTCAATATATCTACGAAAATGAACAGCAGATCAGCTCCCCTCCCCGTCCGATAGATAATCTGCGAAGAAAATTAATCCGCTCAAAAGAACTGATTCTAATCAATGAAGATGCAGAAGAAAGATTTGCAGAAATCACCGGTAAGCCTGCCGAGCCGGTACCGGGAACAAAATTCCCAAAATCCATGCTTTTTGCCCCGCTTTTGCTGGGAGAACGGGTGAACGGTTATGTAAGTCTTCAAAACATTGACAGGGAGCATGCCTTTTCCGATCACCATGTGAATATGCTCAAAAGAATGGCCAACAGTGCTACTATCGCCCTGGAAAGTGCCCGTCTGTTTGAATCGGAGAAAAGAAGAGCCGATGAGCAGAAGGCCCTTCTTGATACCATGACTGATCTGTCATCCAAACTTGAACTTAGAAACCTTCTGGATGCGGTAGTTGAACGAACCGTTTCCCTGCTGGGAGTTACCGGGGGCGAGCTGGCCATATATTATGAGAATGTTGAGGAGCTGGAGGTAGTTTCCAGCCATAAGCTGGGCATGAGTTCGGTGGGAACCCGACTGGCTCTTGGAGAAGGTGTGATGGGCAAAGTGGCAGAAACGAGGGAGTCTATTATCATCGACGATTATCCGCACTGGAACGGACGATCCGAAAAATATGAAGAAGCCACAGTCAGTGGTGTAATGGCTGTACCCTTGATTGTCGGTACTCAACTGGTTGGTATCTTGGTCAGTGTGCATAAAAAGACAGACCGGAAATTCAGTGAAAATGACTTGCGGTTGCTGAATATGTTTGCTCCCCTTGCCGCAACCGCCATCGAAAATGCACGACTGTTTGAAGCTGAAAGAAAAAGAGCTGACGAACAACAGGCCCTGCTGGATACCATGAAGGACCTGTCTTCCAAACTTGAATTGAATAAGCTGCTGGATTCTGTAGTAGAACGAACCTTTTCCCTGCTGGGTGTGACTGGCGGAGAATTGGCAATATATGACGAGGAGTCCCAAGAACTGGAAGTTGTTTCCAGCCGTAACCTTGGCTTTAATTCTGTTGGGACACGCCTGAAACATGGAGAGGGTGTCATGGGCAAGGTGGCCGAATCACGTGAGCCCGTTATCATAAGGGATTATCAACACTGGGAAGGGCGGTCAGAAAAATACCAGGATACTACTGTCCGGGGTGTCATGGCCGTACCGCTGATGACCGGTGACCAGCTGGTGGGAACCCTGGTGAGTATTCACCTGGATGAGGACCGTACTTTCCAGGAGAATGACCTTCGCCTGTTGAATATGTTTGCCCCTCTGGCTGCCACAGCTATTGAAAACGCAAGGATCTTTGAAGCCGAAAGGAAAAGAGCCGACGAGCAAAAGGCCCTGCTGGATACCATGTCCGATTTGTCTTCCAAACTCGAATTGCGACTGCTTCTTGACTCCGTAGTAGAACGTGCCTCTTCCCTTTTGGAAGTCACCGGCGGAGAACTTGCCATCTATCATGAAGATCGAAAAGAACTGGAAGTGGTTTCGAGTCATAACCTCGGCATGCAGTCAGTCGGTACCTGTCTCTCACTGGGAGAAGGCGTTATGGGGAAAGTGGCTGAAACACGTGAGCCCATCATCGTCAGGGATTACCAGAATTGGCAAGGAAGATCAGAAAAATACCAACAAACTACTGTACGTGCCGTGATGGCTGTGCCATTGATGGTTGGAGATCAGCTCGTTGGAACCCTGGTCAGTATTCACCTTGACAGTGACCGGACTTTTGGGAATGACGACCTGCGTCTGCTTAACATGTTTGCCCCACTTGCAGCTACTGCCATTGAAAACGCTCGGCTCTTTGACACAACTAACCGGTTATTGGAAGAAGCGGAAGACAGAACCCGAGAGCTTAAGCAAACCCAGCAGCAACTTGTAATGCAGGAAAAACTAGCCTCCCTGGGACAACTGACGGCAGGAATTGCTCATGAAATTAAAAACCCGCTCAACTTCGTCATAAATTTTTCCGACTTGACATCAGAACTGGTGGAAGATATCAAACAGGGGCTGGCCGAGCTTTCCCTAAATGACAACGGTCAGTTTGAGATGCGAAAAGCCGATTTATCAGAACTCCTCAGTGATATCAGTGAAAATATGGCCAAAATTCAAAATCACGGTTCGCGCGCCGATAGAATTGTGAAGAGCATGCTGCAACATAGCCGTGGAGGATCCGGAGAGTTGGAGGCAACCAATCTGAATTTACTGGTCAGGGAATTCACAAACCTGGCCTTCCACGGAATGAGAGCAAGTACGAATCCAATTAACGTATCTATTGAGTTGGATCTTGATGAACAGATCAAAAAAGTAAAACTGGTACGCGAAGATTTTAGCCGGGTACTGTTGAATTTGATCAATAATGCTTTTGATGCCATGAAGGTGAAATTATCAGCTGAAAAAAAATCCGCAACCGGTTCTGCCTACAAACCCACCTTGACAGTAAAGACGATCGGTTTGGAGGATAAGGTCCAAATTATTGTAGAAGACAATGGTCCCGGCATTCCGAAAGAGATACATGAGAGCATATTGCAACCGTTTTTCACCACCAAGAAAGGGACCGAAGGAACCGGTCTGGGCCTCTCCATTACCCATGATATTGTTGAAGCACATGGGGGAAGCCTGGAGTTCGATAGTTCTGATTCAGGTACAACTTTCACAGTTAATCTAAACAAGATCCCATGA
- a CDS encoding Y-family DNA polymerase: MNFIENDNLPDLPNPGHYQLSKNVHNITRYQTVAADMQHRSLGDRLYVHVDMNAFYAQVEQLCYNLYGIPVVVGGWRKEDGTVKGIVATSSYEARNWGIKTGMSALEAYKLCPFVVFKQVDYEKYRAFSKRIKAVLDTFSPDVEAYSMDEYFMDITWKQSESYEQLVEFGWDIKEAILEETGLQCSVGISTSKTYSKLASDLEKPNGLTVLNSKEDIRDNIWPLPLDEVWGIGRRRFEKLKSRGIYTIEEAIERGYPLFQNLFGKYFGKLLWETAAGKDRAIVSDDTEYIPERVSYGHTFSTWTDDPWRVAGEFAKATKQVCYRLRGYGKKSDKFFGNVRFQSVDKEGFSFTFRAPGLTNLDEYVLGNCLEKVMPMLFYYKDRGKTFRAIMLGTTELNMTTQAELFFQENPKFRRMYRAMDYLNNRFGLETINHGISHFDVKGNTHFKERSI, from the coding sequence ATGAATTTCATCGAAAATGACAACCTACCCGACCTTCCTAATCCCGGGCACTACCAGCTCAGTAAAAACGTGCACAACATCACCCGCTACCAGACCGTGGCGGCCGACATGCAGCATCGCAGCCTGGGCGATCGACTGTATGTACACGTAGATATGAATGCCTTCTACGCTCAGGTAGAACAACTCTGTTACAACCTCTACGGCATACCGGTGGTAGTGGGCGGATGGCGCAAGGAAGACGGCACTGTGAAAGGCATCGTGGCAACCAGCTCTTATGAAGCGCGCAACTGGGGCATTAAAACCGGCATGAGTGCCCTGGAAGCCTATAAGCTCTGTCCCTTCGTGGTATTCAAACAAGTAGATTACGAAAAATACCGCGCCTTCAGCAAAAGAATCAAAGCCGTGCTGGATACCTTCTCCCCGGATGTAGAGGCCTACAGCATGGACGAGTATTTCATGGACATCACCTGGAAACAGTCGGAATCGTACGAACAGCTGGTAGAGTTCGGCTGGGATATCAAGGAAGCCATACTCGAAGAGACCGGACTGCAGTGCAGCGTCGGCATATCCACTTCCAAAACCTACTCCAAGCTGGCTTCCGACCTCGAAAAACCCAATGGTCTTACCGTGCTAAACAGTAAAGAGGATATCCGGGACAACATCTGGCCTCTCCCGCTTGACGAAGTATGGGGCATCGGACGCAGGCGGTTTGAAAAACTCAAGAGCCGCGGCATCTATACCATTGAAGAGGCCATCGAACGCGGCTATCCCCTCTTTCAAAACCTTTTTGGGAAGTATTTCGGCAAACTGCTCTGGGAAACGGCGGCCGGCAAAGATCGCGCTATCGTAAGCGATGATACCGAATACATCCCGGAGCGGGTCTCCTACGGCCATACTTTTTCTACATGGACCGACGACCCGTGGCGGGTGGCAGGAGAATTCGCCAAAGCCACCAAACAGGTCTGTTACCGGCTGCGGGGATACGGCAAGAAGTCGGACAAGTTTTTCGGCAATGTCCGTTTTCAGAGCGTTGACAAAGAGGGCTTCTCCTTTACCTTTCGCGCGCCGGGCCTTACCAATCTTGACGAGTATGTATTGGGCAACTGCCTGGAAAAAGTTATGCCCATGCTTTTTTATTACAAAGACCGCGGCAAAACATTCCGCGCCATCATGCTTGGAACCACAGAATTGAATATGACCACCCAGGCAGAATTATTTTTCCAGGAAAATCCCAAGTTCCGGCGCATGTACCGGGCGATGGACTATCTCAACAACCGCTTTGGATTAGAAACCATCAATCATGGCATCAGCCACTTCGATGTCAAGGGTAATACGCACTTCAAAGAACGGTCTATATAA